gccacgactacgtATAAGTAAATTCCTTTCTGCGAGTCCTAAAGACAAATTGTCGGTACGCTTTTAGTTTCAACTAATATAGAAAGTGAACATACGttctattgttatttattttctttaataggtagtaaatgtataaatatgtaatcacagttttaacaatgtaaaacatAATTGTTGCCTCTACATGTTTTACCAAGACTGACCGCTAGGTGGCCACAGCGCCTATgcgggaagaagaagaagtattAGTGTCGTCTCGATGGACAAATACCTCGGCCATTGAAAAGCTTTATAAGCACAGTCAGGGCCAATGAAATACGCTCATCAGCAGTCTGAACGTGACCAGGAAGTGGATGCGGTTTGGTGAGTGGTCTTCATGAGCCCAATGTCACTGAGGTAGGAGAGTGTGCGACAAAGCCATGTGCTTATACTGACCTGCTCACATGAAGCGGTAACTGTGTATTTGTAGGTACAAATTATAAATGTGGGTAACCCTGCACAGACCAGCTGGGAAACGGGGCATGTGGTTGACTGACTAGCTTGCGACCTGCTCAGTCCGTACAGAGACATGTAAGAGTATAATTTTACTTGCCCTGGGATATGTCTGTCTTTCCAAATTACATTCTTCCCGAAGAAATTAAATCCATAGTGACTGTATATTGATTGTCTATTGGTACTACAATACAGCGCTGCGAAATATGCTGGCGCTATGTAACAGTAAATAAGCCGCGTGCATTGTCACGTGTTATATGTATTGATATACTGTGCACGCAAGTGCATGGAGCTTCAAGAGCAAAACGCACGACACATTGTATTGTTCTGTATAAAACAGGGACTGTGATCCCTTTGGAAACTTCCCCAAATCCTCTGTTTAATCATATAAGATTTGTGTAGGTTAATTTGTAAAGAAATAGTTTCCACCCAAAATCATGCCATGGACTGATTTAATATAGGAAGAAAATGAACTATgggcatatttttttatattctaaataACTAGTGGTGCCCTTGTAAAGCAGGgctttatattcatatatatatacatagatccTGACGTGGTAGGCTTACATCTGGTAATCacattttcttaatgttttaGGCTCTTTGTAAAATTACCCAACGTCGTTAAAGTGCATTACTCTGGTGGTCCATTTCTACAGTCAGCCAGGTACCATGTGGCCCGTGATATGGACAGCAGCCAGGACATATGCTCCATATATCACATTTCCTGTGGCACTTGTAGTGGGTACAATTGGATACCATATGGAGTGGTTCATTCGTGACACCCCAGCACAAGTAGCAGAAGAACAGAGTATTTTGGAGCGAAGGGAAGAGAGAACACTTCAAGAAGCTGTTGGGAAGGATCTTACCCAAGTTATTAGTTTGAAGGAGAAGTTGGAGTTTACTCCTAAAGCTGTCCTGAATCGCAACCGTCAGGAGAAGAGCTAATAGGAGCAGTTCCCTGACTTGATTGTATGTGTAGcacagaatacatttttaacatggAATCTTGCCATATAGCCACATCAGGGGAGCAGTCATGGGAACACCAACACTTGAGTGGACTTGAAGGTCTCAACAGAACCTTACAAAGTAACTAACGTGTGTAGAAAATTTAACTAGTATATATGGAACCGGATGAATGTTCTGTGCTCCAAACTATTTTAGTAGCTCATGCTGGATCTGCTGTATGTTTTTAAGACCATAAAGTATGATGAATAAagtcttaaataaaaaagttgttCATAACCACAtccaaaatataaattttttcaGCAAGGCACTGTGATTGctaagcaatttattttttcctgtgtaTTTATCCTGCTCTAAATAAACATGGACTAATGAGAAATGGATCCAGATGTAGCTCTTTATTTAGAGGATGCATAGAGAGATGTTTGAACATTTGAATAACTTGAGACATTTGACTAATTGGTTAATTCTAATATCAAGTAATTggcttttatatttatatatttcctgtCATGAGGTGTGTCACAATAGACCAGACTTTTAATATAGGAAACTCAAACGGTTTGACCAATTTAGGCGAATACgtaccattttttccaaaatctattttttacagtagtatacactaaataaactgtagttttttaattttgaaaaaaaaaacttgtgtaaAATAAGCACCTTGTGTATGATGGGAAAAGGTAtcttgttgattggttcaggcagcctttgtaagattTGGGTAAGTATAAGGGAGAGGAAATCCATTAGATTTTCATTGCAATGCTTCTGATATCGCTTTTAATAAAGTGAACCTTTTAAATGAAATGCCTCTAAAACAATGACACTGATCAACAAATGGGCAATAGATGGATGCAGTAAATTAAAGTTGTGACTGCAGTAATTTCCATTCAACTCAAAAGGCAGGTATTTTATTCCACAATGATGAGTTTTGAATATTGGGCATCTATGGAACATATTCTATTTGTGTTTTCTACCAGGTCTCTTCTTACTGTTAACACAGAGCATTTTCAGACAGTTTTGTTACCAAAAATAGCTGGGATTTTGTAGGCTTGCTGCAGCTCTCCCCTGAGCTAGTACTGGATTGAGTACTGCCTTGTGGTGAGTATCCCATACATACGTATTAGCAGATTGCTTCTGGGCAGGTACAGTGATCAAATCCATAGAGTtgcatgctaaaaaaaataaaataagttagcTATCATAGATTTAAAGTGCATAGAATAGCTGGACTGTACCCTGAATAACAGCACAGCTGGTATGATAATATACAATTTAGTACACTACGaagaatttttcttttttgtgaattGAATTGTGGGATAAGATCGTGTGTTGAAAACAAATCAGCAtctacttaattttttttacacatataaaacatttaccaATGTTTACTCCTTCGATAAAGGAACTTATTTTGTCCCCTCTGGTAAACTCACCTTGCATAACGTTGATTTAGCCACCCTTGTAATGCTATAACTAAAAGATGATCCAACACTGCTTGATAGATCACCTTTTTGTTGGATCTGATGCTGGAGGAGCTGTTATACCTGTGATCCCCCGGCAATCACCTGTGCCAACCTGTAGCATGCAGTTATAGGGGTTTACCCAGACCTTTTGTGTGACCTAATAATCATTCATGTAAGTGAGTAagaattagaataaaaaaaatattttactatataatatataaacccATTTTTAGAATTAAAGGCTTCAAAACAATGATACACTTATAACCAGAAAACTCCTAGAAGGGGGTGAAAGAGGGCATTGGCAACAAAGACAGATTGTCtccctcttaaagggacagttaaaaGTATGTAAAAATTATGCACTTGGTGTGCTTTCAACTTGTTTTGCGTGCTAAAAATCCCGTGTATTGTACCCTTGAAACAATCGTATTGTTAAATCTACCTTTAGGAGCAGTTTATATGTtacatacttattttttttttcgaatAGTGTAAAACTTTGGCGAAAACATTTACTTGTTAGGAACTATTTAACGTCTGCAAATCGCCACCTTACTTTTTGTGTCCTTTTTAAAGCAAGTGCTGGATAATTATTAACACGCTATTCTCTCTTCTTCTGAAGTGCCAGTATATTACAGGTTTCATCAAGGTGGACTAAAAGCACAGGTGCCTCTTCCAATCAGGACAAAATGAAGGCTACCACAGCTGTACATTCAGGAAggtaacaatttattttaagagCTGGCTGAGGAACAAAGTACTATGCATAGTAGTAGATATTCTATTTTCCATCACATCCTCTTACTGATTTTGCAgcatcatttattaaaaaatgatttgtggTGTGACATGGGGACATTAtgtgaaattaatatttagttaaAACTAGGGTGAATTCCATGCATAGGGTAGAAAtgcatagaataaaaaaaactggaaaaatgaaatattattaagaaaaatgaaataacatttattaggAGTTAAGCACTGGAGTCAAAAATTTATCACAGGTCCTCAAAAGTATCTCAAGCCAAACAGAGCAACAGGACAGAGCAACAAAAGAGAAATAGTTTTTTAAAGTGCCTGTTAGCCCTACCACCTAGGGTCACTACTCccaaatttattaaaatatgttacatAGTGTAATATCTAAACGATAGACGAGGCCCTCttgaacatggaaaaaaaagaaaaaaattaatgtgggttatgactgtaatcaggagatgctgctgaacataaattgggtcattgttcgaTATAGAAGAAATTTTAACCAAAAATGGATGAGATAAGAGCCTTACTTGTCCTGTACAAAACAATTTATAATTTGTGCATGTTCATCAAATATGAAAAAGCTGAATcgttatttaacaaaattattgacaaaaaaaactctGGTCCTTAGATTATGAAAATCCCGGGCCTGAAagtgtaaaattatttaatgggGAAGTCTTGTAGAAAGAGAAAATTCCTTGAGCATGAAATGCctttctgtatacagtaatgtaggtgaGCATTAGCAAAAACTTGGTTTTacctcatttttttaaaataaaataaaaaagaaaaaaacctttatctTCAGGCCTGGAGGCTGACAGTTTTGTTAGTAGTGATTTTTTTGGTTGACTTTCCTTGGGTGAGCCATTGGATTGTTCTCTACAGTCAGCATAAGGAGACAGGGTGTTTGTGCAGTGGAAACATGCAAGCGGCTAATATGTAACTGcctgaaaacaatatattttgcatGGACAAATTTCTCGTTTctgttttggtccatttgtttttggataaCAAATTTTGCTTCCTTCCCTTTTGGTTCAGATAAAATTCCcagggctttttccatttggaaCATAAACGCATTGTCACTCACCATTACTCtgccatgctctctcacactctcaactGTCTCCATACCTTCTCCGCTGACTGGTTTCGTGTCCCTGTCTCCGTGCCCGGCAGCAGTGAGGCTTAGCACACATTGAAAAAAGTTATGgcggggggggttgggggtgtCCCCATGGCTCAgcctttttgcagaagtgcacacAGAGGTCATATTAATGCAGATGGATttgtatatgatgtcatttagggctgcaattaacgattattttcataatcgattagttggtcgatttattttttcgtttaatcggataaaaaaaaaatgtaaatttttttattttaattaatttaaggaacatactgtatgttaaaaacaaacaccagaatagaaaaaaacccctgtatgccttataccccctgaaatgccactctgccctaccCATTTCTTAGTGCTATCCatcctctatttgaggtcgcaTTATTCacttcaactaatcgataatgaaattcgttgacaccGATTTTCActatcgattttatcaattcgttgttgcagccctaatgtaaTTTCATATCCGCCGCAATGTCCTCACGCAGCCCTGTTTGTTTTTGGCTGCCGGGCACCAGAGCCTGGAGGAGGAAGTAGTCTGGGAGTAGTGGATGTGAGGAGAAACTCATGAGGTGAACCCCAGGATGACATGGTGTTactaatataacattatttaactGTTAATACACATGCCTGGTGCATAGGGGATAACATATGCAAAACAAAGTATCACATCATTCACCAAATGATTTAGTGGCACCAGGCACATGTGTATTAACAGCtttgattaaaataattttttgtatcAGGACAAATAGATTGCCACGAGGGACAAGTAGATTGGGCTACCATTTTAGTCCCATGGACaagcagattttttaaaaatttccaCACCCCTGGATGAAATTGGAAAAGTTTGTTAAAAGTTAATattgtacaaatctgaatgcacaagtctaaaggGAGttcacctgaacacaagcatcTTTTCTTTAGATTGCTAAAATAATTCCATTTGTTTCCACTAGAGGAAGATGCCATcttttattatagaaaatgaACTTCCATgagacttatttttttttcatgtctaGTTACTTCTAATACTTTATCATATTGTATTGTACTTATGGGTAAAAACAATTCACAGAACTGCGGGAAAATAGGAGCCAATAAGAAAAGATACACTGTCAAAAAtaacatgactgacaacaatgtcTGCAGAATGAATTTTATTGGACtagaatttattttgtgtatacagcactgttttATGCTCCAGCTGTAAATGTTTGCAGATTTAAATTTGCTAATGACCCTTTGTACTAGAAGTCACTTGTGCCATTCATTATGTGTTCACCAAGTACTGGATTGGGTCATCACACTAAGCTCTGTGTGGAGGGACTCAGGCAATCAgaagaggcttctgaactcctCCACCATAGTAAGGATTTCTCCTCCAGCCCCCTGTAATTAGTGGTCCAGGGCtgagttttttttggttttggttttttaaTCGAAAGGAGACTTTGTCCTTCCAAATGGCCCACAGGACAGGCAGGCCTCTGGGCAAAGGTTATACCCCCCTCTGGAAGCATGAATTGTTTGTATATCCTTGCTTTGAGGGAATAACAGTCCTTAACCTTTACCTCTTCAGTATATTCATTGTACTTTTAAATTGTATGAGACCCAATCTTGTGTGCATACTTATCTTGTAGTGATGTGGTCTCATCTCTTATTGGTGGTACTTGTCCCGGAGATCTGAAGTTGAGAAGCCCTTATCTTCCAGGTTGGGCCCACTGGCTAAATATTCTTGCACCTTTGACTGCTAAGATGTTACGTTGCCCTGCTGGCGTATGTCGCTGAGTGAGTCATGGTAGTATGTGCCAGTCTACTGTAATTTGTTTGACCTGACCTTGTTTGTGTGGGTCAGGGTACAAACTGTTTCTATTGAATAAGATGTATGTGACCTTGGCTCTTTGTGATCTGGGTTTAGCATTGTGAGGAAACACTTACTGCTTGTATCTGATAAGGAATTAAATCCGATTCTGGGGGAAGCTGCAAGCTGGAGACTCCAAAGTCTATTGTTACTGTTTGATTAGAGACTAAATAGTCAGGAACTGCTTGCAGAGTACAATGAGAGCTGGTAAATGTGGGCTAAGGTCTTAAAGTAGGGAGAGTTTGATGTATCCCTACTCAAAATAAATCTGCGATTTGATTTCTATATGCCCACTATTGTTCACTGTTAAATCAGGGAGATTAGTcacactattatttatttatatggaatACACCTAAAAGCACTAATACTCTCTTGGACTTATTCTTAA
This sequence is a window from Spea bombifrons isolate aSpeBom1 chromosome 2, aSpeBom1.2.pri, whole genome shotgun sequence. Protein-coding genes within it:
- the SMIM12 gene encoding small integral membrane protein 12, translated to MWPVIWTAARTYAPYITFPVALVVGTIGYHMEWFIRDTPAQVAEEQSILERREERTLQEAVGKDLTQVISLKEKLEFTPKAVLNRNRQEKS